From a single Lewinella sp. LCG006 genomic region:
- a CDS encoding glycosyltransferase family 2 protein — protein MLSILIPVYAYEVGTLVHTLHQQASQLSQAWEIRLLDDASPSHWQVSNRQLDQLQGVYYQELTENVGRAKIRNLLAQQARYDYLLFLDSDSGIDQPDFLSTYLSQLAPSRVLCGGRSYLSKPPDTAYYLHWWYGTQREVRPAGIRRQQPYAGFMTNNFVVPKSVMHHIPFDETVTTYGHEDTLFGFQLQAAGIDIQHLDNPVLHIGLDEATHWLEKQRIAIQNLYRLHRQNPALQTQALQWWLRLHRTGLLQFVMPFFKKKSTHWEQKLLHQHQPNLRLLDLLKIYWLEEVHQAQQSPSSLS, from the coding sequence TGCTTATGAGGTAGGTACACTTGTGCATACTTTGCACCAGCAAGCCAGCCAACTATCACAAGCCTGGGAAATACGCCTACTGGATGATGCATCACCTTCCCATTGGCAAGTTAGCAACCGTCAACTAGACCAGCTTCAAGGTGTCTACTATCAAGAGCTTACTGAAAATGTTGGTAGAGCTAAAATCAGGAACTTGTTAGCCCAGCAAGCCCGCTACGACTACCTCCTTTTTCTTGATAGCGACAGTGGGATTGATCAACCAGATTTCCTGTCCACCTACCTCTCACAGCTTGCTCCATCAAGGGTACTCTGCGGTGGAAGAAGTTACTTGAGTAAGCCTCCCGATACTGCTTATTACCTGCATTGGTGGTATGGTACCCAACGGGAAGTAAGACCGGCTGGTATTCGCCGACAGCAACCCTATGCCGGGTTTATGACCAACAACTTTGTCGTCCCGAAATCGGTAATGCACCATATCCCTTTCGACGAAACCGTCACGACTTACGGCCACGAAGATACCCTATTTGGTTTTCAGCTACAGGCCGCTGGCATTGACATCCAACACCTCGACAACCCAGTGCTGCACATTGGCCTCGATGAGGCTACTCACTGGTTGGAAAAACAACGCATTGCCATCCAAAACCTTTACCGCTTACATCGGCAAAATCCTGCGCTCCAAACGCAGGCACTCCAATGGTGGTTGCGCCTACACCGCACGGGCTTATTGCAATTTGTTATGCCTTTTTTCAAAAAGAAAAGCACGCATTGGGAGCAAAAGCTATTGCATCAGCACCAACCCAATCTTCGTTTGCTGGATCTGCTAAAAATTTATTGGTTAGAAGAAGTCCACCAGGCTCAGCAATCACCTTCTTCCCTGAGCTGA